One region of Nycticebus coucang isolate mNycCou1 chromosome 10, mNycCou1.pri, whole genome shotgun sequence genomic DNA includes:
- the URI1 gene encoding unconventional prefoldin RPB5 interactor 1 isoform X1, with protein sequence MEALSDPELHASASASAAAAAPLRAREVGRLREEQEKVVTNCQEKIQHWKKVDSDYSALQERLSTLPDRLSYNVMVPFGPFAFMPGKLVHTNEVTVLLGDNWFAKCSAKQAAGLVEHRKEHVRKTIDDLKKVMKNFESRVQFTEDLQKMSDAAGDIVDIREEIKNDFEFKAKHRIAHKPHSKPKTSDIFEADFANDGKPKDWLADEELWARLEELERQEELLGGLESKPDTVIVNGEDTASSEEEKEGRNTHVDVMPQVTNSIAPGSCLTGGASSELFNGQMHTQSNCSVNGSDSYHSDEDDDDDDDGDNDLDASGVGENSIPTIYFSHTVEPKRVRINTGKNTTLKFSEKKEEAKRKRKNSTSGGHSAQELPLIRTPADIYRVFVDVVNGEYIPRKSILKSRSRENSVCSDTSESSEFDDRRGVLRSVSCEEATCSDPTEGLVGEEPQQDREPKRLSPVSGTPEAFSGTVIEKEFLSPSLTLHPALAHPVLPTIPERKEVLSEASEETVKRVSKFKAARLQQRN encoded by the exons GAAGAAGGTAGATAGTGACTACAGTGCCCTTCAGGAGAGGCTGAGCACCTTGCCGGACAGGCTGTCCTACAACGTCATG GTACCATTTGGCCCCTTTGCCTTCATGCCAGGAAAACTTGTCCACACTAATGAAGTCACCGTTTTACTCGGGGACAACTGGTTTGCCAAGTGCTCAGCAAAGCAGGCCGCAGGCTTAGTCGAGCACCGGAAAGAAC atgtaagaaaaacaatagatgatttaaaaaaagtgatgaaaaattTTGAATCCAGAGTTCAATTCACAGAAGATCTGCAGAAAATGAGTGAT gcagcAGGTGATATTGTTGACataagagaagaaattaaaaacgACTTTGAGTTCAAAG caaaacacCGAATTGCTCATAAACCTCATTCCAAACCAAAAACTTCAGATATTTTTGAAGCAGATTTTGCAAATGATGGAAAACCCAAAGATTGGCTTGCTGATGAAGAACTCTGGGCTCGACTTGAAGAACTAGAGAGACAGGAAGAATTGCTGGGTGGACTTGAGAG TAAACCTGATACTGTGATTGTGAATGGAGAAGATACCGCATCTtctgaagaggaaaaggagggtcGAAACACACATGTGGATGTGATGCCCCAAGTGACAAACTCCATTGCTCCCGGCAGTTGTCTTACAGGGGGTGCAAGTTCAGAACTTTTCAATGGGCAAATGCACACTCAGTCGAACTGTTCAGTGAATGGTTCGGATTCTTATCAcagtgatgaagatgatgatgatgacgacgaTGGTGATAATGACCTTGATGCTTCAGGGGTTGGAGAGAATTCTATACCaacaatatatttttctcatactGTTGAGCCTAAGAGG GTCCGAATAAATACTGGCAAGAATACCACTTTAAAATTCAGcgaaaagaaagaagaggccaAACGCAAACGCAAGAACAGCACCAGCGGCGGCCACTCTGCCCAGGAGCTGCCCCTGATCAGGACGCCCGCAGACATCTACAG aGTCTTTGTGGACGTTGTGAATGGAGAATATATCCCCCGCAAATCAATCCTGAAGTCCAGGAGCAGGGAGAACAGCGTGTGCAGTGACACCAGCGAGAGTAGTGAGTTTGACGACAGGCGGGGGGTTCTGAGGAGCGTCAGCTGTGAAGAAGCCACTTGCAGTGACCCCACTGAGGGCCTTGTGGGGGAGGAGCCACAGCAGGACAGGGAGCCGAAGAGACTGTCGCCTGTGTCGGGAACACccgag GCTTTTTCTGGAACTGTAATAGAAAAAGAGTTTTTATCGCCCTCCCTAACACTGCACCCGGCCCTGGCCCATCCTGTGCTGCCTACCATCCCAGAACGAAAGGAAGTTCTGTCAGAGGCATCGGAGGAAACTGTAAAGAGGGTTTCCAAGTTCAAAGCTGCCAGATTGCAACAGAGAAACTAG
- the URI1 gene encoding unconventional prefoldin RPB5 interactor 1 isoform X2 has product MVPFGPFAFMPGKLVHTNEVTVLLGDNWFAKCSAKQAAGLVEHRKEHVRKTIDDLKKVMKNFESRVQFTEDLQKMSDAAGDIVDIREEIKNDFEFKAKHRIAHKPHSKPKTSDIFEADFANDGKPKDWLADEELWARLEELERQEELLGGLESKPDTVIVNGEDTASSEEEKEGRNTHVDVMPQVTNSIAPGSCLTGGASSELFNGQMHTQSNCSVNGSDSYHSDEDDDDDDDGDNDLDASGVGENSIPTIYFSHTVEPKRVRINTGKNTTLKFSEKKEEAKRKRKNSTSGGHSAQELPLIRTPADIYRVFVDVVNGEYIPRKSILKSRSRENSVCSDTSESSEFDDRRGVLRSVSCEEATCSDPTEGLVGEEPQQDREPKRLSPVSGTPEAFSGTVIEKEFLSPSLTLHPALAHPVLPTIPERKEVLSEASEETVKRVSKFKAARLQQRN; this is encoded by the exons ATG GTACCATTTGGCCCCTTTGCCTTCATGCCAGGAAAACTTGTCCACACTAATGAAGTCACCGTTTTACTCGGGGACAACTGGTTTGCCAAGTGCTCAGCAAAGCAGGCCGCAGGCTTAGTCGAGCACCGGAAAGAAC atgtaagaaaaacaatagatgatttaaaaaaagtgatgaaaaattTTGAATCCAGAGTTCAATTCACAGAAGATCTGCAGAAAATGAGTGAT gcagcAGGTGATATTGTTGACataagagaagaaattaaaaacgACTTTGAGTTCAAAG caaaacacCGAATTGCTCATAAACCTCATTCCAAACCAAAAACTTCAGATATTTTTGAAGCAGATTTTGCAAATGATGGAAAACCCAAAGATTGGCTTGCTGATGAAGAACTCTGGGCTCGACTTGAAGAACTAGAGAGACAGGAAGAATTGCTGGGTGGACTTGAGAG TAAACCTGATACTGTGATTGTGAATGGAGAAGATACCGCATCTtctgaagaggaaaaggagggtcGAAACACACATGTGGATGTGATGCCCCAAGTGACAAACTCCATTGCTCCCGGCAGTTGTCTTACAGGGGGTGCAAGTTCAGAACTTTTCAATGGGCAAATGCACACTCAGTCGAACTGTTCAGTGAATGGTTCGGATTCTTATCAcagtgatgaagatgatgatgatgacgacgaTGGTGATAATGACCTTGATGCTTCAGGGGTTGGAGAGAATTCTATACCaacaatatatttttctcatactGTTGAGCCTAAGAGG GTCCGAATAAATACTGGCAAGAATACCACTTTAAAATTCAGcgaaaagaaagaagaggccaAACGCAAACGCAAGAACAGCACCAGCGGCGGCCACTCTGCCCAGGAGCTGCCCCTGATCAGGACGCCCGCAGACATCTACAG aGTCTTTGTGGACGTTGTGAATGGAGAATATATCCCCCGCAAATCAATCCTGAAGTCCAGGAGCAGGGAGAACAGCGTGTGCAGTGACACCAGCGAGAGTAGTGAGTTTGACGACAGGCGGGGGGTTCTGAGGAGCGTCAGCTGTGAAGAAGCCACTTGCAGTGACCCCACTGAGGGCCTTGTGGGGGAGGAGCCACAGCAGGACAGGGAGCCGAAGAGACTGTCGCCTGTGTCGGGAACACccgag GCTTTTTCTGGAACTGTAATAGAAAAAGAGTTTTTATCGCCCTCCCTAACACTGCACCCGGCCCTGGCCCATCCTGTGCTGCCTACCATCCCAGAACGAAAGGAAGTTCTGTCAGAGGCATCGGAGGAAACTGTAAAGAGGGTTTCCAAGTTCAAAGCTGCCAGATTGCAACAGAGAAACTAG